One Ogataea parapolymorpha DL-1 chromosome VI, whole genome shotgun sequence DNA window includes the following coding sequences:
- a CDS encoding Protoheme IX farnesyltransferase, mitochondrial, with the protein MKTPFTKISRRFYYYSNEQLNNVAINFDRNDVQRKTKKKLNLQFDPNYKLLNLPYTSKSIPALASEDSTNVIKSVAKSALACHPRPDISHIPFEVKPKTEIAKKSSVLQRVLQDESPNLKQLCAPYLALTKPQLTFLIMLSSICSYALAPNSTSLSEFVCLTLGTLMASGSANAINMGREPEFDRLMIRTQARPVVNGSVTPNEAFIFASMTGLLGCTILYYGVNPIVAALGLTNIVLYSWIYTSLKRVSILNTWVGAVVGAIPPLMGWAACSSLSDPGAWCLALLLYAWQFPHFNSLSHNIRDEYKRAGYVMAAYENPKLNARVSLRYSILMFLICFGLCYYNVTDPLFMLDSSVLNGWMAYMSFRFWWQQRLNYSRKVQESGGPSQKAIDLANYYAKKTFWSSIWQLPVVLVLAMLHKKGQWDRFFQSEERHLTA; encoded by the coding sequence ATGAAAACCCCATTCACCAAAATATCACGAAGATTTTATTATTACTCAAACGAACAGTTGAATAACGTTGCTATAAATTTCGACCGTAACGATGTCCAGCGCAAAACTAAAAAGAAACTTAACTTACAGTTTGATCCAAACTACAAGCTGTTAAATTTACCGTATACATCGAAGTCAATCCCCGCTTTGGCTTCTGAGGATTCTACGAATGTCATCAAATCAGTCGCTAAGTCGGCTTTGGCCTGCCATCCTCGACCTGATATATCGCATATTCCATTTGAGGTCAAACCTAAAACTGAAATTGCTAAGAAGTCTTCAGTTCTACAACGCGTGTTACAGGACGAGAGTCCGAATTTGAAACAACTGTGCGCTCCGTATTTGGCACTTACAAAACCTCAACTGACATTCCTTATCATGTTATCATCCATATGTTCGTATGCTTTAGCTCCTAATTCTACAAGTTTGTCAGAATTTGTTTGCTTAACTCTAGGGACGCTAATGGCTTCTGGAAGCGCTAATGCTATCAACATGGGAAGAGAACCCGAATTCGATAGGCTGATGATAAGAACGCAAGCTCGTCCTGTTGTCAATGGATCTGTTACACCTAATGAGGCCTTCATCTTTGCATCGATGACTGGCTTGCTTGGTTGCACAATTCTATATTATGGAGTTAATCCAATAGTTGCTGCATTGGGACTCACCAATATTGTCCTCTACTCATGGATCTACACGTCTTTGAAAAGGGTGTCAATCCTGAACACTTGGGTTGGTGCAGTTGTGGGGGCTATCCCGCCCTTAATGGGATGGGCCGCATGTTCAAGTTTGAGTGATCCAGGCGCATGGTGTTTGGCTTTACTGTTGTACGCATGGCAATTCCCGCACTTCAACTCCCTAAGTCATAACATTCGTGATGAATATAAGCGTGCAGGTTATGTCATGGCCGCTTATGAgaatccaaaattgaaCGCCAGAGTTTCCTTAAGGTACTCAATACTGATGTTTCTGATTTGTTTTGGATTGTGCTACTACAACGTGACCGATCCACTGTTTATGCTTGACTCTAGTGTTTTGAATGGATGGATGGCATACATGTCCTTCAGATTTTGGTGGCAACAACGTTTGAACTACTCGCGTAAAGTTCAAGAAAGCGGCGGCCCATCTCAAAAAGCTATCGATTTAGCCAACTATTATGCTAAGAagactttttggagctcTATATGGCAACTGCCTGTGGTATTGGTCTTGGCAATGCTTCACAAAAAAGGACAGTGGGATAGATTTTTCCAAAGCGAAGAAAGACATTTAACAGCTTGA
- a CDS encoding Phosphatidylserine decarboxylase of the mitochondrial inner membrane encodes MFIKSRALTDKHKILNKTLTRASLNALNQQQKGFNYSFAKIPRPHQNVHYPKTSIFAAATIKVSLPRSFSTYHGVRNANLIAGTRELLKKRQFSTKARFSSRLKRVKFRSWFTLTSVSLIFFGVVSRNFIEDDDTREAKESQVKRSHNIGSWPLYIYSRLPLNSLSRLWGQLNSIDLPVWLRGPSFKFYSVLFGVNLEEMADPDLTHYKNLAEFFCRPIKPEKRPVDTSATLCSPCDGKVLKFGVVEEDGGIEQVKGITYKVDALLGTHDAPKVEAPPQQFDLERTEKEAHFIDLHGDIKTLTYKKEGDQSFVHPSTSRILSVSRTLVGAEGHKESNKLFYAVIYLAPGDYHRFHSPVEWVATLRRHFVGQLYSVAPYFQRTLQNLFILNERVAILGYWKYGFFSMTPVGATNVGSIKLNFDTHLATNEVYEHEIYSKDKLNEALTEKYKVQERKKLKRDTCYEATYANASKVLHGIPLFRGEEMGGFKLGSTIVLVFEAPPNFQFDLQENQQVLMGQGIGRIEK; translated from the coding sequence ATGTTTATAAAATCTAGAGCATTGACTGACAAAcacaagatcttgaacaaGACACTGACGCGTGCATCATTGAATGCACTCaatcagcagcagaaggGCTTCAATTATAGTTTTGCCAAAATCCCCCGTCCTCATCAGAACGTACACTACCCGAAAACGTCAATATTTGCAGCTGCCACAATTAAGGTGTCGCTACCGCGCTCATTCAGCACATACCATGGAGTTAGAAATGCCAACCTTATAGCTGGCACCAGagaactgctcaaaaaacGTCAATTTTCAACTAAAGCTAGATTTTCATCACGATTAAAACGCGTCAAGTTCCGCTCGTGGTTCACATTGACTTCAGTTTCTCtcattttttttggtgTTGTATCCAGAAACTTCATTGAGGATGACGACACTCGAGAAGCAAAAGAGTCACAAGTAAAGAGATCTCACAACATAGGATCGTGGCCCCTTTATATATATTCAAGACTTCCCTTGAATTCGCTTTCCAGGCTTTGGGGACAACTGAATAGCATTGACCTTCCTGTATGGTTGAGGGGCCCCAGTTTCAAGTTTTATTCGGTACTATTTGGCGTTaatctggaagaaatggCAGATCCTGATCTTACACACTATAAAAATCTAGCCGAGTTTTTCTGTCGCCCGATcaaaccagaaaaaagacctGTCGACACCTCTGCAACGCTTTGTTCTCCATGTGATGGCAAGGTTTTAAAGTTTGGTGTCGTCGAAGAAGATGGTGGGATAGAGCAGGTGAAAGGAATAACGTACAAAGTTGATGCTTTGCTGGGCACGCACGATGCACCAAAAGTCgaagctcctcctcaacaATTCGATCTAGAAAGGACAGAAAAAGAGGCCCACTTTATTGACTTACATGGGGATATCAAGACTCTGACATATAAAAAGGAGGGCGATCAGTCTTTCGTTCATCCGTCGACTTCGCGTATTTTGTCTGTTTCAAGAACTCTTGTCGGCGCTGAAGGGCACAAAGAATCCAATAAGTTGTTTTACGCAGTTATATACTTAGCACCTGGTGACTACCATAGATTTCACTCGCCCGTTGAATGGGTGGCAACATTGAGGAGACATTTCGTTGGTCAATTATATTCAGTTGCACCATACTTTCAGCGGACTTTACAAAACCTATTTATATTAAACGAAAGAGTTGCAATTCTTGGTTACTGGAAATATGGGTTTTTCAGTATGACTCCTGTCGGGGCGACAAATGTTGGCTCCATAAAATTGAATTTTGACACCCATCTTGCAACGAATGAAGTTTACGAACATGAAATATATTCTAAAGACAAATTAAATGAAGCATTGACCGAGAAGTACAAGGTCCAGGAGCgcaagaagttgaagaggGACACTTGTTATGAAGCAACTTATGCGAATGCGTCCAAGGTACTTCATGGAATTCCGTTATTTAGAGGAGAGGAAATGGGGGGCTTTAAACTTGGATCTACGATCGTATTGGTCTTTGAAGCACCTCCGAATTTCCAGTTTGATCTCCAGGAAAATCAGCAGGTCCTGATGGGACAAGGCATTGGTAGAATAGAAAAATAA
- a CDS encoding 4-aminobutyrate aminotransferase — protein MSYTDKFFPEEPSAPKIVTDSIPGPNGQKAIKSLNEVFDARCVYFLADYKKSIGNYIVDADGNTLLDCYAQIASIPLGYNNPELIKVAKSDEMVSAIVNRAALGNFTGVEFEKIQRSLLKYAPRGQRYVWNALSGADANELAFKAVFFNYQSTKRGFEKPFSAEEEQSCMENEAPGNPELAILSFGRAFHGRLFASGSVTRSKPVHKMDMPSFKWPKAEFPSYKYPLEANEEFNQKEDERCLSIVEEYFKTWHCPIAGVIVEPIQSEGGDNHASAVFFQGLRDITLKYGAKLIIDEVQTGCGATGIMWEHERYNITPPPDLVTFSKKMQSAGYFFNDQKLIPNMPYRQFNTWCGDEKLIMLAAAICKEIQEKNLLTSIKETGDFLYQKLEDLQKKYPDFLQNLRGKGKACFIAFDMPSSEKRTEFLNKMRISGVNIGGCADVGVRLRPTLVFEKKHAQILVDVLQKVLATL, from the coding sequence ATGTCATATACAGATAAGTTCTTCCCTGAAGAACCGTCTGCCCCAAAGATTGTAACAGATAGCATTCCTGGTCCAAATGGTCAAAAAGCAATCAAATCACTTAATGAAGTATTTGATGCTAGATGCGTGTACTTCTTAGCTGATTACAAAAAGTCCATCGGGAACTACATCGTGGACGCAGATGGCAATACTTTATTGGACTGCTACGCCCAAATCGCCTCCATTCCACTTGGATATAATAACCCTGAGCTCATTAAGGTTGCTAAATCTGACGAAATGGTTTCTGCTATTGTCAACAGAGCAGCATTAGGAAACTTCACAGGAgttgagtttgagaaaatccAACGAAGCCTTTTGAAATATGCACCAAGAGGTCAAAGGTATGTGTGGAATGCTCTTTCAGGAGCAGATGCCAACGAATTGGCATTCAAGGCTGTCTTCTTCAATTACCAGTCCACGAAGAGAGGGTTCGAGAAGCCATTTTCTGCCGAAGAGGAACAGTCATGTATGGAGAACGAAGCCCCAGGTAACCCTGAGCTCGCAATTCTGTCTTTCGGAAGAGCTTTTCATGGTAGATTATTTGCTTCTGGATCAGTGACCAGATCCAAGCCGGTTCACAAGATGGATATGCCATCTTTCAAATGGCCAAAAGCAGAATTTCCTTCGTACAAGTATCCACTAGAAGCCAACGAGGAGTTCAATCAAAAGGAAGATGAAAGGTGCTTGTCCATTGTGGAGGAGTATTTCAAAACATGGCACTGCCCTATAGCCGGTGTTATTGTCGAACCTATCCAATCTGAAGGTGGTGACAATCATGCGTCTGCTGTCTTTTTCCAGGGTCTGCGAGACATCACATTGAAGTATGGCGCTAAGCTGATTATTGATGAAGTCCAAACAGGATGTGGTGCTACAGGTATCATGTGGGAACACGAGAGATACAATATcactcctcctccagacCTTGTTactttctccaagaaaatGCAATCTGCAGGATACTTCTTCAACGACCAAAAACTCATTCCAAATATGCCTTATAGACAATTCAACACTTGGTGCGGTGATGAAAAGCTGATCATGCTGGCTGCTGCCATCTGCAAAGAAATACAAGAAAAGAATTTACTGACTTCAATCAAGGAAACTGGCGATTTTTTGTACCAAAAGCTCGAGGATCTTCAAAAGAAATACCCTGATTTCCTGCAGAACTTAAGGGGGAAGGGAAAGGCTTGTTTCATCGCATTTGACATGCCGTCCTCAGAAAAAAGGACGGAGTTCTTGAACAAGATGCGCATCTCGGGTGTCAATATCGGTGGCTGTGCAGACGTTGGTGTGAGACTTAGACCAACTTTggtctttgaaaagaagCATGCACAAATCTTGGTGGATGTCCTCCAAAAAGTTCTTGCAACTTTGTGA
- a CDS encoding 26S proteasome regulatory subunit RPN8, whose amino-acid sequence MSPVSSSSSANLLSTTVSVAPLVLLSVVDHYERVMKSTASSISGSTKRVVGVILGDNTQKHSLKVTNSFAIPFEEDEKNPDIWFLDHNFIENMLEMFKKINAKEKLIGWYHSGPKLKSSDLKINEIFKKFTPSPLLLIVDVNSTDKIDIPTDCYTSIEEIKEDGSSSEKTFIHLPSTILAEEAEEIGVEHLLRDIRDQACGNLSIRLTNNFKSLSSLKERLLTIVGYLSKIRTGELPVNHVILGKLQDIFNLLPNISAFSADLLDQESGESENKHLTTAFNVKTNDELMILYVSSLVRSIIAFNDLIENKIQNKKSNEANLKDSSLPEVNDVDDNVMEGVQIDKS is encoded by the coding sequence ATGTCCCCTGTTTCGTCTTCAAGTTCGGCCAATTTGCTTTCGACCACAGTGTCTGTAGCACCGTTAGTGCTTTTATCTGTGGTGGACCATTATGAAAGAGTAATGAAATCCACGGCATCTTCAATATCGGGGTCAACAAAAAGAGTTGTGGGTGTTATTCTCGGCGATAATACACAAAAGCATTCTTTAAAAGTCACAAATTCATTTGCCATACCATTCGAGGAGGATGAGAAGAACCCAGATATTTGGTTTTTGGATCACAATTTCATTGAAAACATGCTTGAGATGTTCAAAAAGATCAATGCCAAAGAGAAGTTGATAGGATGGTATCATTCTGGTCCCAAACTCAAAAGCAGCGATCTCAAAATAAACGAGATTTTTAAGAAATTCACACCTTCTCCTCTCTTGCTGATTGTAGACGTTAATTCGACTGACAAGATTGACATTCCTACTGACTGCTACACTTCAATTGAAGagatcaaggaggacgGATCATCAAGTGAAAAAACCTTTATACATTTGCCTTCAACTATTCTAGCTGAGGAAGCAGAGGAGATAGGTGTTGAGCATCTATTGAGAGATATCAGAGATCAGGCTTGTGGGAATTTATCAATCAGGCTCACAAATAATTTCAAGTCACTCTCTTCACTCAAGGAAAGGCTCCTCACCATTGTTGGTTATCTGAGCAAAATAAGAACGGGAGAGTTACCTGTCAATCATGTTATTTTGGGTAAATTGCAAGACATATTCAATCTTCTGCCAAACATCAGCGCATTTTCCGCAGACCTGTTGGATCAGGAATCTGGTGAGTCGGAGAACAAGCATCTCACTACTGCTTTCAACGTGAAAACGAATGACGAGCTTATGATTTTGTATGTAAGCAGCCTAGTCAGATCAATCATAGCGTTTAATGATCTGATCGAGAACAAGATTCAAAATAAGAAATCAAATGAAGCGAATTTAAAAGATTCCAGTTTACCTGAGGTTAATGATGTTGATGACAATGTGATGGAAGGGGTTCAGATAGACAAATCTTGA
- a CDS encoding DNA-directed RNA polymerase, mitochondrial: MNFITARQQAKRLSVFASRGRRFVGATKSRKATSYASQAFGKGSHQTTAILNSNKVFHDHKSDLEEILLSSSVDNVLTPSSSEFFKSWSLFEACLFSKDYERADLILQSLASLNNASDPNNPHKYFHDGICEFLATWGRSEDVSMADVECWLNTFTAFDSSFKNEPRIIAWIIKLKFEKNASLADIFEEFDQYNLRKFRNKRADILRFVDVIGVNNVRTLLSADPTLVSELPSEYEKFFGLLMGRDNEDGSTVSEDHPIDTKLESLAEADNDNIENHQHERSAQKDAGEGRAPAIVDNQMDELMPVSSFNLRAIRHTLLGLVDSYSGDGQFLDKFFALAKQEKLDINYEKYENLETKVDFFEMKCALPLEQHEKFDLILDIVSEERQKKVESNSVEAARLKWEHEFENIKDKSMPASIGSYLHDWLTNMQPLIEQEIEEYWVARKLEKENQLEDTSSFDKERYSEKLKHGPYLTLLKPSKSAITTILEVIKTCVSSDLAHGAPVSKVVMAIGRAMELEFKAQRLLAADIDVNKNFRAIRKTPEFKKFVRGAKASQLIREAEKRAESSAGQSIAFVSWDTDSRCRVGSVMLSLLLQVAKVDVEGTDPITGDTKTALAPAFYHTYDYQNGSKVGVIKLNTKFASKLGTERVDNTLQPHFMPMIAKPRPWTTHNDGGYYLKKSAVLKAKNSPEQAAYARTAAIKGKMDTVLQALNNLGSTAWTVNKEVLKVMIQVWNTGEEFLDIPKFRETLNLPPQPSTDASLEEFFKHKRKCQLICREFSKDRSMRCDTNYKLEIARAYVGERIYFPHSLDFRGRAYPMPPYFNHLGNDLSRGLLKFWNGKQLGEEGLRWLKIHVCNLMGFDKLSLNDRVKYVDDHLDEIFESARDPLGGSRMWVNADKPWQFLASAMELERAYRLPDPTQFISHQPVHQDGTCNGLQHYAALGGDIEGARQVNLVPADKPSDVYTHVAHLVEKSVQEDLEAGSEEAKLVKDVISRKLVKQTVMTSVYGVTYVGARAQITKRLKDIEFDEKYISMSSKYLTQKVFKAIRELFDNAHAIQDWLIIAAKRISKSVRTDIDIPQDTDYMCSVIWTTPMGLPVVQPYREYKGRPVQTTMQTITIVDPYQVKRVDGRKQASGFPPNFIHSLDATHMVLSANKCSEAGLVFASVHDSYWTHASDVSVMNKILREQFIHLHTNNLIEKLDKELRMRYGKNLMVIEVNSASDLAMEYKKFRHGLLSELKRSPTLIDEAMTERKRQLLLQSGNKDDIERAQKMVTPVTIAEKCNYKNALGFEGKNGTSILVPFDLPPIPLKGEFDVNVVRDSPYFFS; the protein is encoded by the coding sequence ATGAATTTCATAACTGCTCGCCAACAAGCCAAGCGATTATCAGTTTTTGCTTCAAGGGGTAGAAGATTTGTGGGTGCTACAAAATCACGGAAGGCGACGTCATACGCAAGTCAGGCCTTCGGGAAGGGCTCACATCAGACGACTGCTATCTTAAATTCTAACAAGGTTTTTCACGATCATAAATCAGACCTTGAAGAAATCCTGCTTTCGTCTTCAGTTGATAATGTGCTTACACCTAGCTCTAgtgagtttttcaaatcttGGAGTCTTTTTGAAGCCTGTTTGTTCTCTAAAGACTAtgaaagagctgatttGATATTGCAGAGTCTGGCATCCTTGAATAACGCTTCAGATCCGAATAATCCGCACAAATATTTTCACGATGGAATATGTGAGTTTCTTGCTACATGGGGCCGCAGTGAAGATGTGTCAATGGCGGATGTGGAGTGTTGGCTAAACACATTTACTGCCTTTGACTCATCATTTAAAAACGAACCTAGAATAATTGCTTGGATCATAAAGCTGAAGTTCGAAAAGAACGCTTCCCTTGCGgacatttttgaagaatttgatCAATACAACTTGAGGAAGTTTCGCAACAAAAGGGCTGATATTTTAAGATTCGTTGACGTGATTGGTGTTAACAACGTCAGGACATTACTTTCCGCAGATCCGACGTTGGTCAGCGAGCTTCCCTCAGAATATGAAAAGTTTTTTGGTTTATTGATGGGGAGGGATAATGAAGATGGAAGTACTGTTTCTGAAGACCACCCAATTGACACAAAGTTGGAATCATTAGCAGAAGCAGATAATGATAATATAGAGAATCATCAGCACGAAAGGTCCGCTCAAAAGGACGCAGGAGAAGGCAGAGCACCAGCAATAGTGGACAACCAAATGGATGAGCTCATGCCCGTTTCTTCATTCAATTTGAGGGCAATAAGACATACACTTTTAGGATTAGTGGATTCATACAGTGGGGATGGTCAATTTTTAGATAAGTTCTTTGCTCTCGCCAAGcaggagaagctggacatCAATTATGAGAAATACGAAAACTTAGAAACGAAagttgatttttttgaaatgaAATGCGCATTACCATTAGAGCAACACGAGAAATTTGATCTTATTTTAGATATTGTTTCTGAAGAGCGCCAGAAGAAAGTCGAGTCAAATAGTGTTGAAGCTGCAAGACTAAAATGGGAACatgaatttgaaaatataAAAGACAAGAGCATGCCAGCATCGATAGGATCATATTTGCATGACTGGCTCACCAACATGCAACCTTTGATTGAGCAAGAGATTGAAGAATATTGGGTTGCACGGAAGCTCGAGAAAGAAAATCAGCTCGAGGATACGTCGAGTTTTGATAAAGAGAGGTATTCTGAAAAACTGAAGCATGGTCCTTATTTAACGCTTTTGAAGCCTTCAAAGTCTGCAATCACGACTATATTAGAAGTCATTAAAACCTGCGTTTCTTCAGATCTTGCTCACGGGGCCCCGGTTTCCAAGGTCGTTATGGCAATCGGCCGTGCTATGGAATTGGAATTTAAAGCTCAAAGATTACTTGCTGCAGATATCGATGTTAATAAGAATTTCAGGGCCATAAGGAAGACCCCTGAATTCAAGAAATTTGTCAGGGGCGCAAAAGCCTCTCAGTTGATTCGCGAAGCTGAGAAACGAGCTGAATCTTCTGCTGGGCAATCGATTGCTTTCGTCAGCTGGGACACAGATAGCCGGTGCCGCGTCGGATCTGTTATGCTTTCTCTACTTCTACAGGTCGCGAAAGTCGATGTGGAAGGAACCGATCCAATCACTGGCGATACCAAGACTGCTTTGGCCCCTGCATTCTATCATACTTATGATTACCAAAATGGAAGTAAAGTGGGTGTCATCAAATTGAATACCAAGTTTGCTTCCAAGCTAGGCACGGAAAGAGTAGACAACACTCTCCAACCTCATTTCATGCCAATGATTGCAAAGCCACGTCCATGGACCACCCACAATGATGGTGGCTATTACCTGAAGAAATCCGCGGTGTTGAAGGCTAAAAATTCGCCAGAACAAGCCGCCTATGCACGTACAGCCGCTATTAAAGGTAAAATGGATACAGTTCTTCAAGCTCTAAACAATTTGGGGTCTACTGCATGGACCGTAAACAAGGAGGTGCTCAAGGTCATGATTCAGGTGTGGAATACAGGAGAGGAATTTTTGGATATACCTAAATTTCGGGAAACACTAAACTTGCCTCCTCAGCCTTCGACAGATGCCAGCCTGGAAGAATTTTTCAAACACAAGAGAAAGTGCCAGCTTATCTGCCGAGAGTTTTCGAAAGATCGCTCGATGAGATGTGATACCAACTATAAATTGGAAATTGCGAGGGCATATGTTGGTGAACGAATTTACTTTCCTCATTCTCTCGATTTTAGAGGCAGAGCTTATCCGATGCCCCCATACTTCAACCATCTCGGAAATGATTTGTCGAGAGGCTTACTGAAGTTTTGGAACGGAAAACAGCTGGGTGAGGAAGGTTTGAGGTGGCTCAAAATCCACGTCTGCAATCTTATGGGATTTGATAAGTTATCGCTGAATGACAGAGTGAAGTACGTTGATGATCACCTGGACGAGATTTTTGAGTCAGCTAGGGATCCTTTGGGTGGTTCTAGAATGTGGGTGAACGCGGACAAGCCTTGGCAATTTTTGGCTTCTGCAatggagctggaacgaGCTTACAGATTACCGGATCCTACCCAGTTTATTTCTCATCAACCTGTGCATCAGGATGGAACTTGTAATGGCCTTCAACACTACGCTGCGCTTGGTGGTGATATTGAAGGTGCCAGACAAGTCAATTTGGTGCCCGCTGACAAGCCATCTGATGTTTACACTCATGTTGCTcatctggtggaaaagtcTGTTCAGGAAGATCTTGAGGCAGGATCGGAGGAGGCCAAATTAGTGAAGGACGTCATTAGCAGAAAACTTGTTAAACAAACCGTGATGACCAGTGTTTATGGTGTTACCTACGTTGGAGCGCGTGCACAAATTACGAAGAGACTGAAGGACATtgaatttgatgaaaagTATATCTCCATGTCTTCGAAATACTTGACACAAAAAGTTTTCAAGGCTATCAgagagctgtttgacaacgCCCATGCAATCCAAGACTGGCTCATAATTGCCGCAAAGAGAATTAGCAAATCTGTTAGAACAGACATCGACATTCCTCAAGATACTGATTACATGTGCTCTGTTATTTGGACGACACCCATGGGATTGCCTGTTGTTCAGCCTTATAGAGAGTACAAGGGAAGGCCAGTGCAGACTACGATGCAAACAATCACAATTGTCGATCCTTATCAAGTGAAACGTGTCGATGGTCGTAAACAGGCTAGTGGGTTCCCTCCAAACTTTATTCACTCCTTAGATGCCACTCATATGGTATTATCCGCCAACAAATGTTCAGAGGCAGGACTTGTATTTGCTTCAGTTCATGATTCTTATTGGACTCATGCGTCAGATGTCTCAGTCATGAACAAAATTCTTAGAGAGCAATTCATCCATTTGCACACGAACAACCTgattgaaaaattggaTAAAGAACTTAGAATGAGATATGGTAAGAATTTGATGGTCATCGAGGTTAACAGTGCCAGCGATCTGGCAATGGAATATAAAAAATTCCGCCATGGCTTGCTTTcagagctcaagagaaGCCCGACTCTGATTGACGAAGCAATGACGGAGAGAAAGAGACAGTTATTATTGCAGTCCGGTAATAAGGATGATATTGAAAGAGCGCAAAAAATGGTCACGCCGGTGACCAtcgctgaaaaatgcaacTATAAAAACGCACTTGGATTTGAGGGTAAGAATGGCACCTCGATTTTAGTCCCCTTTGACTTGCCACCTATCCCTTTGAAGGGTGAGTTCGACGTGAATGTGGTCAGAGATAGCCCATATTTCTTTTCTTGA
- a CDS encoding Protein phosphatase, whose protein sequence is MSVYRILGGIYISSVEPLYKGLDIRNDHGIEYIISVQKQSIPEFYTKDPYRHLQISVDDDEKSNIIAFFEQTNRFICFALYGNSDQTPDTAKAAKHKSNILIHCNAGCSRSPTILAAFLMKYYQMSLKVALYAMKRVKSDVCPNDTFLHQLKLYEELGCQDSTKILEGIPTYKQMVLELGCDNHEALVKSDDLYGDDSTNINVSSVLRCRRCRGMLANSTSFIPHEPPSGDKDKQAFFVKNAFKSKRVRNIQRGANECTHYFVEPLKWMQPELSLSELEAVENGWSQQFTCRKLRLMK, encoded by the exons ATGTCAGTATACAGAATATTGGGGGGCATCTACATAAGCTCGGTGGAGCCCCTTTACAAAGGTTTGGACATAAGAAATGACCACGGAATAGAGTATATTATCTCGGTACAGAAACAAAGTATACCTGAATTTTATACTAAGGATCCTTATCGTCACCTTCAAATTTCAGTGGACGATGATGAAAAGTCTAATATAATAGCTTTTTTTGAACAAACGAATCGTTTCATTTGCTTCGCCCTTTATGGAAATTCTGACCAGACACCCGATACCGCGAAAGCAGCGAAGCATAAATCTAACATTCTAATACATTGCAATGCTGGATGTTCTAGATCTCCAACAATTTTGGCAGCTTTTTTAATGAAATACTATCAGATGAGTCTAAAAGTTGCACTTTATGCAATGAAACGGGTTAAGTCAGACGTTTGCCCCAATGATACCTTTCTACATCAGCTGAAACTATACGAAGAGCTGGGTTGTCAAGATAGTACGAAAATACTGGAGGGTATTCCAACATATAAACAAATGGTATTGGAACTTGGCTGCGATAATCATGAGGCTTTAGTTAAATCTGACGACTTATATGGAGACGATTCCACTAATATCAACGTATCGAGTGTTTTGAGGTGCAGAAGATGTAGGGGTATGCTTGCAAATTCAACATCATTCATACCTCATGAACCACCATCAGGTGACAAAGATAAGCAAGCGTTTTTCGTTAAAAACGCTTTCAAATCAAAAAGAGTGAGGAACATTCAGAGGGGCGCAAATGAGTGTACACATTACTTCGTCGAGCCGCTCAAGTGGATGCAACCAGAATTATCACTAAGCGAATTGGAGG CTGTGGAAAATGGATGGTCCCAGCAATTCACTTGCAGAAAGCTAAGGTTGATGAAATAA